The genomic segment ATGCTAACGTAGCTGTGCAGTCACTGATGTCTATGGTTGCGATCGAGGGTGTAGTTTTGGTTTGAACATCGGGGGGGTTGAAGTGTGAACTGTTTTAGTGAACACCCTTGTCATGCTCCCTCataagctttatttatttatatgtttgtttgcatatgtttatttttgtaaaatggtcTTTTACACATGGCTCTCGATTCTGACTTGTACTTGCTCTTATGAAAATGTAGTTCTTAACTGTAGCGTTTGTCATAATAAGGCCAGCCTATTAATCATTTCCAGGCcaataatgacttttttattattaatctaTATAGCATttgttataaaaaataacacataTTTAGAAACAATAGCTACAAAATGCCACAGTTGTAATATAAATCTATAGGGAATAATCTATTATAATTCTACAACAATTTAGACACAGTTTCCCACAATAAATAAGCCTacaataaaacatgataaaTTAAGGTGGTCATGAGTAGTTTAAAGAGATTTTAATTAGTAGTGCTGCTGCAAGATCGTTTTCTCCTCTTTTCATCAGTCTTTTTAGTTTATGTGCCTTTTTTAGATAATGTTCGACTTTCTCCATAGCATTTTAAAGTGGCAATTTCTCAAAGAAATTCAAATAGATCGTACATTTGACATCAGCTTCACGATAGCAACTTGCAACTTGTACTTGCTAGATCTggttaatttacattaaaaaaatgggttgattcggttgttctgaaggaatgtaattattattattttttactaatCTGGTATTTGGGGTCAATATGACCCCGCACTGAAATTAATGGGAAATGCCAAACAATCTATATTCTTTTTCAtatgtcaaaaataaaaaaaaataaaaaaacaaatctggcataaatctgaaaatttccacacagaaatgaaggcctggtactagagcacaaatacaatgtggaacgagcatactcactcacacacacttacacacacacacagacacacacagacacacacacacacacacacacacatatattttataatgttttagtatatatttacaaaatatatatcagaaaagttGTGAGAGGAGCAGTTAGTCACTTCCAGAagaatgaatggctctctatgggcctctgctggatatatatgatcattacactattctttcaaaaactgtgatttctacgagtttttctctaaccagcAGATGATAGAATTctacacctaacacctagatcaatatccagaaacaacttaaatcaaattttagatcatcatttaagtgTTTTCTCtcatgaaaatgtaatatttcacacgCAAGCTAACGGTGTAgttgaggatttttgtggtaaattggtacaaaagtacttcatatctcccaaaacacagctttaatgtatagatgagaagtaaaaaaaaaaaaaaaaaggatatagtatttgtatgattaaaaatgtatatattttttaaaattactctatcaattttggggtcatattgaTACCATTAATGTACAGGAAATGAGAACCATATGAGGGTTAATAATTCTTTCAAATGAATTAAACACTTAAATAGATTGCagcaattaatattttgtcacaaattattttgttttgttcagaaTCGTGAGAGAATCGTGATTTCtatttgagacaaaacaaatcaTGATTCTCAATTAATCCAGAATCATGCAGCTTTACTCTCAGTGTtgttacagtaaatattttagatttgaTAATCAATCAAACTGAACTGAGATCTGCTGTATCACTGTAACTGTAAATATCATGTGGAGCAAAGTTGTTCTTCTCATTTTGGTGTAGTAGCTCATCTGGTTATTCAAACATAATGCTGAAATCTGTAAATATTCCCTCATGCATCATTTCCAGTGTATGTGTAACAGCACAGATCTTCTCCAGACTCACTGTTTTGGACGATGTCCTGCATCTTCTTCCAGACTCTGAAGGGCAGGTTGCCCAAGTATCGTGGCACATGAATCAAAGCTCCAGAAGGCGTCTGTGGATCCGGCTGTGAGATCTGGACTCTGGAAGAACATTCAGGATCAGAACTGCAGTGGCTTTGGCTTCAGAAGCAGAGAGACCAGAGACACCAGCAGATCACTCACCTTTCCATCAAGACTGGAAACTcctgcagaacaaacacaccATTTATCATCAAGAACTCAATCAatcatcaatcaatcaatcaatggaTGATCTGAAATCAGACCTTTAGAAAGCAGACGTCATTGGCTTTCATCATCTCCTCCGTGTCTTtgattgtgtgtgaaagagctgagatgtgtctgttcatctcctccagcttctccttcatcatctgcttcttctgctcctcttcctctctcagTGCAGTGATTGTAGCTTCTTCTTCATCTCTGAGAAACTGATGAAGCTTCTCAAACTGCTGTTTAATCTGACGCTCTGTGTGCTCAGCTTGAGACTGAAATCAAATCACATTCACTTCAATCATCTCCATCAACACACATCAACACATCACATCATTCAGATCCAAGAGAAACTCAGACACCGACAGATAACAGATCCAGAAGCAGACTGGTGCTCCTAATTTACAACGATAATAATCTGGAAtccattatattaaatataacaaatcatAATTGTATACAGTGTCTTACATTGTATCTTACAGCTGTACTGAAAATGACTCTTGATTGTGTTTCCTCACCTTGATGTGTTGAACTGTTTTCTCAAACTCTTCTGTcatgttttctctctttttaagTTTCTCCTGTAAGGACGTCAGTGCTGTATTGAGCTCCTCCTAGaattgaacaaaataaaaatatataaaacacaagatTACAGTGAATAGAAGAGAATACAGTGATCATACAGTGCAGTGAAAAAGTATTCCAGAAATTATGACAAAGAACGTGATTGAAATACATCAATCTGGAAGGGTTACAAAACCATTTAAAAGGTTCTTGGACTCCAAAGAACCAGAACGAGAGCCATTATCTCCAAATGAAAAAAACTTGGCACAGCAGCAAACCTTCACAGAAGTGGCTCAATATGGGGGCAAATACTTTTTACAGCAGAGTTTATGTCATATGAAGTTGAGTAAAATGGCAGAGAGAAATATTGAGTGCATGAATCTGATGATATCTGTGTTTATgatgatttattgtttttatacatgAAAAAAGAGAAATTTGTCCTACCTTATATGATGAAACCACTTCACCGATGGGTCTGAATGTGTGATTGATGTGTTTTAGTGAATCTCTGCACACGACACACGCAGGCTGTTTGTCCTCCAGACAGAAGAGTTTGAGTTTCTCACTGTGTAAACTGCAGATCTCCTCAGATCCTGATGAACGCCTCTCATTTCTCTCCTTCAGGAACGACTCGCACAAGTTTTTTAACGCAAGATTATATGGAGGACAATCTCTTGAGGATCTTCTCCTGCAGACAGGACACTCCTGAGTTTTCTTGGTTCTCCAGAACTGTTGAAGACACTCTTTACAGACACTGTGACTACATGATAAAATAACAGGAGTCTTGAAGATTTCACAGCACACGGGACAATTATAGTCATATTCAGATGATGAAGCCATTTCCACTGTTTGAGCTCCAGCAACCTAAACTTTACTTTCTCTTTCTGAATGACttgcaaaaatgaataaaccaaGAGAATCACAAAGATCTTCTTTGTGTCTTCGTTGTTCACTGATGGCTGATTCTTTGTTGCTTTTGTCAAAGAGAAGAAAATCAGTGACAGAAAGGAGAAATAATAAGTCAGTCTCTTCCTGGTTAGTGTTGTAAGAGGGTGGAGTTTCTGATCATCTTTGGGTGTTTAACACCTAAAAGGAGtcaatgattttttaaaaataaattcagcaattaaaaacattttacacaacAGGAATAATACAAGCTTTGTAAAATATCTTTATCCATTTATCGtacatgaattattttttaatcattttactcGATACACTGGATGTTCAAACCAGAATGTTTCTACTTTTTGATTTGGCTGACATCTGAGTCAATGTACTTCATTTTAAGAAGAGATTAGTTCACAAccaataaaaaaagtatatgtCCTATAATAGTATGAATTAAATCCAGACATACTGCTTCTGCAATGTTGGTattttcatgagagctacagtGTAACTTGTTTTTACTTCCACAGCATTTATGAATCCTCTCCCAAGGCCTCATAAGATAGTAAATTGTCCTTTATATGCATACTTCAAAACATTGCATCCTGGTACTTTTTGACTACTGTAGAATACTTAACAATACTGTGAATTCAGACATATTCatgttcttgtttgtttgtttgtctactACATAGTAGTGAAGTGTGCATATTCAGACAGAGACTGGCACCATTCTGATATATAACACCCACTTTTCATTACCTAATCAGTTCTTTTCCACtacaataagaaaaataaaatactgcatGAATGCATGTGTGAGTAacatttatgaaattatattttgaataccATTAATATTTTGACTATGTCTGGttgaggaaaaaatgaaatattctcATGGACATCCTCATAATTCACTCTCAGATGCCCTTATTATTGTCTTACTTCAGTCTGTGCCTCCATCCGACTATTTTCACCCTTTACAGACATATCAGCCGTAAGTGTTTCTGTATTTCTCTTATATTTTGCCATATTTATGTTGTTTAGACTCTACCCTACTAAATACaacattaaacatcaaataatgagtatatatttttaagtattttatttctgtgtttttaacaaaataaatactaaattaaacattcaattaacaatatcattttttaaaagtgttttcattttttttttttgtgaaaataaaaactaggcttatattcaaatatacaataactgatataattttaatgttttcatttctgtttttgtaaaaataaaaactacattatCACTATACTGCAACAACAGAAACATATACTTAATCAGCAAACATATAATCATAATCAGCACTCATAAAATACCATGTAGATCAATCTTTACTACACTAGATAGAAatcaattataattataataagcatttaaaaagtgtgtttttattgttctgttATTGTAATGTGTTGAAACATCGGTCTGACATCTGAATGAACtctttgtgaataaatatgttattttgatcatgaaaaatgaacattaataaaagaCATCAAGCCACAATGTCTgacttttatttacaaatatggATTTTCTAAACAGTGTCTCAACACTTTGTGATCTGAATTAGATTTCATACAATGCATACCTTGCTCAGATGGCCCAGCAGTGTCAATAGCAGGCCTAGGTACAGGGACACTGTTACCATCCTCTGCACCCCCCAAAAGGTCAGGATGAGTGCTCCTCAAACGGCGTATCATGGATGATGTATTATTACAGTAGTCTAGCTGCCTATCACACATACAtctcactttattttgtgtttccaaaTGGAAATGCTCCCACACCACAGATTCACGGCATCTCTTGCGTGGAGCTTCCATTATTATGTAATCTATCAATATGGAATAATCTATCTATCAACTATAGCCTATGATATCCTATCTATCTCTAACTTGCTGTGCTTGTCACTATCTAACTTATATGAATGTATATGTATGCCTTTATGAATGTATCAGTATATTTATCCTAATTATCTGTCAATGTCTATAGCCTATCTATCAATatcttaataataacttttaatatAGCCTAAACAGGGGCAAGTCGTGGCCTAATAGTTAGAGAGTCggacctttggattacgagttcgagtctcaggtctggcaggggttgtaggtggggggagtgaatgtcaaAAGGTAGATTGGTCTTAGTTGTATTGGAAAAGTAATACTGATTACTGCTTGGCGACTGCTAGTTGGTCAagttcttaagacacagtcttaacatggtGTGGCTATGTTTGCAACTGGCCCCGGATCCTTGAAGTTGATTCACAGTTATACTGGCACTGAGTTACAGATATTCGTGATTTGTAGggaaaaatgtagcctatagaTGTTTTCTTAAGTGGAAAGTTATATTTAGACACTTTGAGGTAAGATCAAAGACTATAGAACACCTTAAAGAGATTTTGGTGAAACGAATCCCTCAGAATTGGAACAAAAGGTTGCTGTGATTATGGACTTTAATTATAATTCATGGAGTTATGTAACAATTCTATGAATTAAAAGCACATTTCAAACTTGTTCATAATTTATCATAGCCTATATGCcatttatttctattattaaatctcttaaataaaaaatataggcCAGTATATAATTAtacccaattgtaagtcgctttggataaaagcgtctgcaaaatgactaaatgtaaatgtaaatataattcatattgTAATTTAGATGTATCAACTAAATTAAAGTGCATTTCTAAATATCTATTTATCTGAAACCCTtttcagataaataaataaattctccACCTGAGAAACATTTGAATGCTGAGCaaatctttttaaataatttcacagTTGTGTTGTAATGAAGTCCTTCAGATTCTGAATCAGTCGCACAATTTCAGTAAAAGTCAGTATAAAGCTGCGCTGAAGTTTCCGCTGCTGACAGGAGCTGAGACTGATTTAAACAAGCGACTCAgttacattcatttattcattcattggGGAAACAGAAATAAACACAATTCAGGATTCACACTTTTAGATCAATGCATTTCCATGACTTACAAACTAGATATCATGCACAAACATTTAACCTTTCATTACTAAAATCATATAATCACagtttataatgtaaaaacaaaaatgaaaaaaagcattGTTCTGGTTCTGAAACTGAGacaaaaatagttttcagtGAGTCACAGAGACTTTGTTCTGAGAATCAGATTTATAAACAACTTTAATCAAGTATTTTCAtagtatttatatttcattcaatTCTACGCCGACGTCAAGGAGCCTGACATATATTCAATATTCCATGTGGATTACATCATTTACGTCAATGAAATAATGATGATTTCACAtatataactgaaataaacaattattcatTTAGTCTCATGATGAACAAATATTGAAATTGTGATATGGATTAAATATTGGAAACATAATGAATGTAAAAGATGAAAGCAGGTTGATCCAGAACTACAGGAGTAACGTTTACTGACTGTTGTAATGAAGTCCTTCAGATTCTGAATCAGTCGCACAATTTCAGTAAAAGTCAGTATAAAGCTGCGCTGAAGTTTCCGCTGCTGACAGGAGCTGAGACTGATTTAAACAAGCGACTCAgttacattcatttattcattcattggGGAAACAGAAATAAACACAATTCAGGATTCACACTTTTAGATCAATGCATTTCCATGACTTACAAACTAGATATCATGCACAAACATTTAACCTTTCATTACTAAAATCATATAATCACagtttataatgtaaaaacaaaaatgaaaaaaagcattGTTCTGGTTCTGAAACTGAGacaaaaatagttttcagtGAGTCACAGAGACTTTGTTCTGAGAATCAGATTTATAAACAACTTTAATCAAGTATTTTCAtagtatttatatttcattcaatTCTACGCCGACGTCAAGGAGCCTGACATATATTCAGTATTCCATGTGGATTACATCATTTACGTCAATGAAATAATGATGATTTCACAtatataactgaaataaacaattattcatTTAGTCTCATGATGAACAAATATTGAAATTGTGATATGGATTAAATATTGGAAACATAATGAGTGTAAAAGATGAAATCAGGTTGATCCAGAACTACAGGAGTAACGTTTACTGACTATTGAAAGGTAAGATCTTCAGAGAGTCAAGAGTACAGAAGAAAGGAAAGAGTGTGTCAGTGAAGGaggttgtgaatgtgtgtagatgtgtgttAGTTACAGGATCAGAGAATGACACCGTTCCTCTGTCATAGTCCAGATACACTCTCACACGCTCAAGATCCTGTTCTACACGAAAACCAGAATCATCAGACCATCTGTGCTGCACACTCCAGACATCAGTGTTAAAGAAATCATATCCCTTCCTTTGGTTTGATGCTGTAGTTACTCCAAGACTCCACCATCGACTCTCTTTAACCTCCACATCCCAGCAGCGTGTTCCTGAGTTAAAACCCTCTGAACCCAGAACACAGTAATTGTAGtcaaatctctctggattaTCAGGAAGCGGTTGTTTGTTCCCGCTGTATCTCACACTGGTCAGATCATCAGAAAGGAGGAGATGTGGATTTGCAGTGTTTGGATCCAGAATCACAGGAGCTGATGAAACACAATCAACAGCTGCTTTTATTCTGATGTTCATATAATGATCAAGAGTGAACCGTACACagattattatgaattatgacacTTGTTCTATTGATCAAACATATCATTTTCCTCTGATCGCTGTCAgttagagctgcacgattaatcattaaaagatcgcgatctcgattcaaacacccaCACGATCTCATTTCTAAATGACAACGATTCAGTGTTTATTAAACCTTTGATAAAATCATACTGGAACATTAAAATCTGTTTCCGTGCTgccgctgacacagagagagcAGTTATCATGTTTAGGtaagaaacagcttcacaaacagtcttttAACCACAAagtattatttctgtcttacaatcaatgttccctctaagctgCGCGCGCGGCCGCGCACTTCTTCCACCGTGGCCGCGCAGAGAAATAATGTGCCGCACACACGCAAAAATGAGTTTTTGATTATAAAAAAGCCATTTGATTATATTCTAGTAAAAACGAAAGAATTGCCATGCTCGGGTAAACCGCTATAGAGTTAGAACCGGTGAATGTGGTTTACAGGTTGCATAGAAAGAGAACGATGTGATGTGCGCCAAACGAGTCGCTGTAGAAACCCAATACTTCAATGGTTGCGGATGAAGTAGCTCAAATCGAGAGCCAACGCAATGACATGTGAAATAACACGTTCTcatgtattaaagaagagtggcttgattaagtgctggaaatagcgGACGATGGGCACAGAAcgagaacaaaacatttacagtcacacacaggtgtattgtgcaaactgtaCTTTAGGGATGTTTAGATAGCTATAGAAGAATTCACGTTcacgttttttgtttttagtatttaacttacagatctcagtttaaatgcttaagttgttttgatattatattatattatgttaggcctatattataaacctaataaataattgaccttgtttttttaatggagtcacttatgttcatcaaggctgtatttattttatcaaaatacagaaaaaaatccccagtaatattgtgaactcttTTAATTGCTATTGcgatttctaatattggttttctattttaatatattttaaaatatagtgtattcctgtaaagcagcagagctgtattttcagcatcattactccactcttcagtgtcacatgatcttcagaaatcattctaatattctgatttattatcagccTTGAagctgttgtgctgcttaatattttttggaactttttttctttgattctttgattaggctaataaaaagttaaaaagaacagcattaattaaaaatataaatagtttCTAACAATGTacgtctttactatcactttttatccatttcacacatccttgctgaataaaagtattaatacaaaataagaaagaaaaaaaatgtactgatcccaaacttttgaatagtatagtgtatattgtaacacaaaatttctattttgaataaacactgttctttttaacatatatttctcaaagaatcctgaaaaatatcacaggtcccataaaatattaagcagcacaaccttttcaaacattgattataaattagcatattagaatgatttctgaaggatcatgtgactctgaaaatttagctttgcttcacaggaataaattatatttgacagtatattaaaatagaaaacttgtattttaaattgcaataatatttcacaatattattttgtgaaataatattccgtatttttaatcaaacagatacagccttgatgagcctaagaaacttctttaaaaaaaaaagtactgatcccaaacttttgaacagcatgtattgtactgtaaaaatgttttctcagataACCTAAAATGTGCATTATTTAGTCATGTCAAGGGTCAAaccaaatataaatagcacattaaagttaaaagttacacacGCGTGgcataaagaatgtttttgctcaggtgaTCAAGGTGGTCAAATGTCCgcccaatagagaaaagttttgctcagcaagaaaaaaaaattaaagggaaCATTGCTTACAATCATTCATATTATCACAGAAATACTGGGATAAACGTTTATAGTTTGGATATAAACACTGATGTCTATGGTTGCGATCGAGGGTGTAGTTTTGGTTTGAACATTGGGGGGGTTGAAGTGTGAACTGTTTTAGTGAACACCCTTGTCATGCTCCCTCataagctttatttatttatttatatgtttgtttgcatatgtttatttttgtaaaatggtcTTTTACACATGGCTCTCGATTCTGACTTGTACTTGCTCTTATGAAAATGTACTTCTTAACTGTAGTGTTTGTCATAATAAGGCCAGCCTATTAATCATTTCCAGGCCAATAATGACTTTTCTTTATTAATCTATATAGCATttgttataaaaaataacacataTTTAGGAACAATAGCTACAGCATGCCACAGTTGTAATATAAATCTATAGGGAATAATCTATTATAATTCTACAACAATTTAGACACAGTTTCCCACAATAAATAAGCCTacaataaaacatgataaaTTAAGGTGGTCATGAGTAGTTTAAAGAGATTTTAATTAGTAGTGCTGCTGCAAGATTGTTTTCTCCTCTTTTCATCAGTCTTTTTAGTTTATGTGCCTTTTTTAGATAATGTTCGACTTTCTCCAAAGCATTTTAAAGTGGCAATTTCTCAAtggaattaaaatatttcatacatTTGACATCAGCTTCACGATAGCAACTTGCAACTTGTACTTGCTAGATCTcgttattttacataaaaaacaaacaaacaaacaaacaaacaaaaacaaacaaaaaaaaaacgggttgattcggttgttctgaaggaatgtaatttttttttttttttaccgatCTGGTATTTGGGGTCAATATGACCCCACACTGAAATTAATgggaaatgagaaaaaaatctatattatttttcatgtcaaaaaaaaaaaaaatcaataaatatggCATATATCTGAAAATTtccacacagaaatgaaggcctggtactagagcacaaatacaatgtggaacgagcatacgcactcacacacactcacacacacacacacacccattcatatctgcttattgcagctgtttttgttttgtttgttttggtttgtgtatggtttttattttattttaaataaaattgttttgattttactttttagatttaaaaaaatatgtgcctgcaatcaagttttagtgacaacttgtgtggcattcctgcaaatttatgtggcttcaaagtacttcatatctcccaaaacaccgctttaatgtatagatgagaagtaaaaaaaaaaagaaaaagaaaaaaaggatatagtatttgtatgattaaaaatgtatatattttttaaaattactctatcaattttggggtcatattgaTACCATTAGTGTACAGGAAATGAGAACCATATGAGGGTTAATAAttctttcaaattaattaaacacttaAATAGATTGCagcaattaatattttgtcacaaattattttgttttgttcagaaTCGTGCAGCTTTACTCTCAGTGTTGTTACAGTAAATATGTGCTTGAGAAATTTTAGATTTGATAATCAATCAAACTGAACTGAGATCTGCTGTATCACTGTAACTGTAAATATCATGTGGAGCAAAGTTGTTCTTCTCATTTTGGTGTAGTAGCTCATCTGGTTATTCACACATAATGCTGAAATCTGTAAATATTCCCTCATGCATCATTTCCAGTGTATGTGTAACAGCACAGATCTTCTCCAGACTCACTGTTTTGGACGATGTCCTGCATCTTCTTCCAGACTCTGAAGGACAGGTTGCCCAAGTATCGTGGCACATGAATCAAAGCTCCAGAAGGCGTCTGTGGATCCGGCTGTGAGATCTGGACTCTGGAAGAACATTCAGGATCAGAACTGCAGTGGCTTTGGCTTCAGAAGCAGAGAGACCAGAGACACCAGCAGATCACTCACCTTTCCATCGTGACTGGAAACTcctgcagaacaaacacaccATTTATCATCAAGAACTCAATCAatcatcaatcaatcaatcaatggaTGATCTGAAATCAGACCTTTAGAAAGCAGACGTCATTGGCTTTCATCATCTCCTCCGTGTCTTtgattgtgtgtgaaagagctgagatgtgtctgttcatctcctccagcttctccttcatcatctgcttcttctgctcctcttcctctctcagTGCAGTGATTGTAGCTTCTTCTTCATCTCTGAGAAACTGATGAAGCTTCTCAAACTGCTGTTTAATCTGACGCTCTGTGTGCTCAGCTTGAGACTGAAATCAAATCACATTCACTTCAATCATCTCCATCAACACACATCAACACATCACATCATTCAGATCCAAGAGAAACTCAGACACCGACAGATAACAGATCCAGAAGCAGATTGCTGctctatggcaagccgttttaacttttattcattctcaggatatgacttcttgatatcaacaattagcattttaactagtgaaaatgtaattgttgatatcaagaattaatttcttactagtaaaaatgtctattcttgatatcaggaattagatttccactagtaacaatgttaattcttgatatcaacaattacattttcactagttaaaatgctaattcttgatatcaataattaaattgttgatatcaagaattaaattgttgata from the Onychostoma macrolepis isolate SWU-2019 chromosome 09, ASM1243209v1, whole genome shotgun sequence genome contains:
- the LOC131547070 gene encoding nuclear factor 7, brain-like — translated: MASSSEYDYNCPVCCEIFKTPVILSCSHSVCKECLQQFWRTKKTQECPVCRRRSSRDCPPYNLALKNLCESFLKERNERRSSGSEEICSLHSEKLKLFCLEDKQPACVVCRDSLKHINHTFRPIGEVVSSYKEELNTALTSLQEKLKKRENMTEEFEKTVQHIKSQAEHTERQIKQQFEKLHQFLRDEEEATITALREEEEQKKQMMKEKLEEMNRHISALSHTIKDTEEMMKANDVCFLKEFPVLMERVQISQPDPQTPSGALIHVPRYLGNLPFRVWKKMQDIVQNTPVILDPNTANPHLLLSDDLTSVRYSDNKQLLPDNPERFDICPCVLGSEGFNSGTRCWDVELKESLWWSLGVTTASNQRKGRVFFNTDVWFVQHRWSEQFGFPVKQDLERVRVYLDYDRGTVSFSDPVTNTHLHTFTTSFNHTLFPFFCGCSLKILPFNSQ
- the LOC131546450 gene encoding nuclear factor 7, ovary-like codes for the protein MASSAEYDYNCPVCCEIFKAPVLLSCSHSVCKECLQQFWRTKKTQECPVCRRRSSKERPPLNLALKNLCESFLKERNERRSSGSEEICSLHSEKLKLFCLEDKQPACVVCFTSEQHINHTFRPISEVVPSYKEELNKALKSLQEKLKKREKLKGEFEKTVQHIKSQAEHTERQIKQQFEKLHQFLRDEEEATITALREEEEQKKQMMKEKLEEMNRHISALSHTIKDTEEMMKANDVCFLKEFPVTMERVQISQPDPQTPSGALIHVPRYLGNLSFRVWKKMQDIVQNTPVILDPNTANPHLLLSDDLTSVRYSGNKQPLPDNPERFDYNYCVLGSEGFNSGTRCWDVEVKESRWWSLGVTTASNQRKGYDFFNTDVWSVQHRWSDDSGFRVEQDLERVRVYLDYDRGTVSFSDPVTNTHLHTFTTSFTDTLFPFFCTLDSLKILPFNSQ